The proteins below come from a single Geobacillus thermoleovorans genomic window:
- the fliG gene encoding flagellar motor switch protein FliG, translated as MAKRERKGGLSGRQKAAILLISLGPDVSASVYKHLSEEEIEKLTLEISNVRQVTAEQKEEVLEEFRQLALAQDYIAQGGIAYAKEVLEKALGPDKAMQIINRLTSALMVRPFDFARKADPMQLLNFIQNEHPQTIALILSYLEPAQAGQILSALPQEMQADVARRIALMDSTSPEIINEVEQILERRLSATVVQDYTQAGGIEAVVEVLNQVDRSTERTILDALEIQDPELAEEIKKRMFVFEDIVTLDHRAIQRVIREVDNNDLMLALKVASDEVKNIIFRNMSTRMAETFKEEMEYMGPVRLRDVEEAQSRIVAVIRRLEEAGEIVIARGGGDDIIV; from the coding sequence ATTTCCCTCGGCCCGGATGTGTCGGCCTCTGTCTATAAACATTTATCCGAGGAAGAGATTGAGAAGCTGACGCTAGAAATTTCCAACGTCCGTCAAGTGACGGCCGAACAAAAAGAGGAAGTGCTTGAAGAGTTTCGACAGCTCGCCTTGGCGCAAGATTACATTGCCCAAGGCGGCATCGCCTATGCGAAAGAAGTGCTTGAAAAAGCGCTCGGCCCGGATAAGGCGATGCAGATCATCAACCGCCTGACATCAGCGCTGATGGTGCGGCCGTTTGATTTCGCCCGCAAAGCCGACCCGATGCAGCTGTTAAACTTCATTCAAAATGAACATCCACAAACGATCGCTCTGATTCTTTCGTATTTGGAGCCGGCACAGGCAGGGCAAATTTTATCGGCGCTGCCGCAGGAAATGCAGGCGGATGTCGCCCGGCGCATCGCGCTGATGGACAGCACATCGCCGGAGATTATCAACGAAGTCGAGCAAATTTTGGAGCGGCGGCTGTCCGCGACCGTCGTGCAAGATTACACGCAAGCCGGCGGAATTGAGGCGGTCGTGGAAGTGCTGAACCAAGTCGACCGGAGCACGGAGCGGACGATTTTGGATGCCTTGGAAATTCAAGACCCGGAACTGGCTGAGGAAATTAAAAAACGGATGTTTGTCTTTGAAGATATCGTGACGCTCGATCACCGCGCCATTCAGCGCGTCATCCGCGAGGTGGACAACAACGATCTCATGTTGGCGCTGAAAGTAGCGAGCGACGAAGTGAAAAACATTATTTTCCGCAACATGTCGACAAGAATGGCCGAGACGTTCAAAGAAGAAATGGAATATATGGGGCCGGTTCGGCTGCGTGATGTCGAGGAGGCGCAATCGCGCATCGTCGCCGTGATCCGTCGTCTCGAAGAGGCCGGAGAAATCGTCATCGCGCGCGGGGGAGGAGATGATATTATTGTCTAA
- the fliH gene encoding flagellar assembly protein FliH — protein MILLSNVIKAPKLAARAGKKTIVVQRHVSDLPSSVDDRQREMEAVAAAKEEAAKLRRQAEQYYESVREQLAREKEEWQREKERLMQEARARGYEDGYAAGREEALSEHRALIEQARRLAERANTEFYARIESTAEAMLEVALKAAERIIGAALEGDRNAFLPLVHQALQEVRRQTEVAVYVHPHGYEIVAEQKELLKSLFPHRVDLFIYPDDALPEYGCVVETPFGRIEASVDVQLERLREALYRRLKEGAFSELAGAS, from the coding sequence ATGATATTATTGTCTAACGTCATTAAAGCGCCGAAATTGGCGGCGCGCGCTGGGAAAAAGACGATCGTCGTGCAGCGCCATGTTTCCGATCTTCCATCGTCCGTCGACGATCGGCAGAGGGAGATGGAAGCGGTCGCCGCCGCCAAGGAAGAAGCAGCCAAGCTTCGCCGCCAGGCAGAGCAATATTACGAATCGGTGCGCGAGCAGTTGGCCCGCGAAAAAGAGGAATGGCAGCGGGAGAAAGAGCGTCTCATGCAGGAAGCGCGCGCCCGCGGGTATGAAGACGGCTATGCGGCTGGGCGCGAGGAGGCTTTGAGCGAGCACCGCGCGTTGATCGAGCAAGCCCGCCGCTTGGCGGAGCGAGCGAACACCGAATTTTACGCTCGCATCGAATCGACGGCTGAGGCGATGCTGGAGGTGGCGTTAAAAGCGGCCGAACGCATTATCGGCGCCGCGCTTGAGGGCGATCGAAACGCTTTTTTGCCGCTCGTGCACCAAGCGTTGCAGGAAGTGCGCCGGCAAACGGAAGTGGCCGTTTATGTGCATCCGCACGGCTACGAAATAGTGGCAGAGCAAAAGGAGCTGTTGAAATCTCTGTTTCCGCATCGCGTTGATCTATTCATCTACCCGGACGATGCGCTTCCTGAATATGGATGTGTCGTGGAGACGCCGTTTGGGCGCATCGAGGCGAGCGTCGATGTACAGCTTGAGCGGCTGCGCGAGGCGCTCTACCGGCGATTGAAGGAGGGAGCGTTTTCTGAACTGGCAGGCGCTTCTTGA